The Oncorhynchus nerka isolate Pitt River linkage group LG12, Oner_Uvic_2.0, whole genome shotgun sequence genome contains the following window.
agatttgtgcataacatttgagagaaataagctttttgttcatatctaacatttctgggatcttttatttcagctcatgaaaccaacactttacatgttgcatttatttttgttcagtgtacaaatGAAGTAAGCCAAAGATGTGTCCCTTTATATCCTTCTCATTTATGCCACCTATATGTCATACCTGTAGTAGAACAGACCCACACAAACAGTTCAGGCACCCACGTTACTATAAAAAGATTAAGGGCTCCATTCAAACCATATCAAATGCAGCGATACAGAGTTCACAATATCAATTATTTAAAAGTCATTTCTGAATGAGCCAACATATGAAGCATTTACCATGAATGTAGTCTCCGCCAATGCtagaacattgcctttaaaatttaTATTGGGCTGTGGTGTCAAATTTCCACAAaatggattgaatagagccctaaataAAAAGGTAAGATAACACTAGGTCACACCCCCCCCAGAAAAAGTACAAAGTTGTACAGCTTCAGTGGAGTTCTTTGTCCCATTCTGCTTCCATCACACAAACCTGACCGGTAAGTAAACAGCAATTGAAGTAAAACAAAGTGTGTCATAATTCTGAGAAGAACACTAAGGTCATGCCCCTTGTTTGGCATTTGTCAGTATTCAAACACAATCTTTACATTAACCATAATGCAGCATAAAGGTCAtcaactgcatcccaaatggcactctaattCCCTatgttttgatttatttaacctttaaccaggcaaatcagttaagaacaaattacaaTGAGTTTCATAGGGCGGCGCCTGGAAgcaaaccagggcctgtagtgacgcctctagaactgagatgctgcgccactcagtgtaatgcactactttttgaccccAAGAAAACAAACGTTAAGAACTGACAATAAGGATGGGTACACAGGACAGTCCAGATCTCAGGAGGAAAATAACAGGATAGAATGAAGCCACATTTGTACATCTCATATCCAGTGCAATGCTGTGGTATTCCTTAGTCTTGACATTTTCAATCAATGTAAGTTAATGCAACTGCCGGTCCAGTCTCTTTTGAATAGTCTTCTCACAATCACTGGGATGGAAAGCAGAGCACCCAAAGTCTTCGCGAGAGAGACTACTCATTGAACAACAACCTCCCCAAAAGTCAGTCTTTCTCACTATAAACATTTTTCACCAGAAGAATCACTGCTGCTATTTCAATGACAACTTTTCTAGTAAAAACAAAATATCCCTTCTTGGTGGTTGCAGAGCAGGGCAGAAGTTGACTACAGGCAGAGAATGGAGCAGAACTCTCTCTGTGTTTGGGTATGTGGTATTCTGTATAGCTCCATCAGTCCAGCCTgtcctggggtgtattcattagaaaCCAAATGGACTAAAACAAGGAGGGACTAAAttaacttgtccaataagaaaccctAGTTTTTATTCTACATTACAAAACgttaatttatatatatttttgcactAATGTATACAACCCTGGCCAGTGAGCCTCCAGGTTTCTCTCCCTCAGCGCTGGCCTGTGTAGGCCCGGAACCAGGAGGTGACGGAGGCAGCTGCTGAGGAGATCATGCCCCCGGCCTGGCCCACAGGCTGAGACACCTGCATGGCCATGCTCTGGGACAGGTCCATGGGCTGGGAGGGGATGTCACAGAAGCGTGGGCTGGGGACCGTCTCCCAGTCTGTCCCCAGGTCTGTCTCCTCGTCAGTCACCATCTCGTCTCCGCTCTCCTCCGCAGGGCCGGCCGCCTCCGGCTCCACAAACTCCATGGAGTCCTCCAGGTCTGCAGTCACCTCGTATGGACCCGTCCTGCACAGAGGGAGGagattgcgtcccaaatggcaccctatttaaaATAGAAttcacaacttttgaccagggattTTCTTACCTGCCCAGGTTCTTGTTGTCAGGAGAGACCAGGAACATGATGTTCCTCAGGGTGTGGTGAGGGTGCAGCAGCTCACTCTCAACATGCTGCAGGAGAATACACAAAACTGGTAAGTGCAGGGTGTCCACCCACTCGGCCCAGAGTGGCTGAAAACGTACATTGGTGATGTAATCTCACTTCCTTGTCATAAAATACATTGTACAAAGACAATTATGATTCATGTTCTGAATGGTTCAGTAGGGTCTTTCTTTAACATATCATTACCATTATATCCCAAAAGTTGGATTTCGTGGCCTAATACATCTGCTAATAAGCGCTGAGCTCTGTTGACATAGCAGTGCGCTCTCTCGCAGCGACTTTAGGATTTTACATGGCTGTGGTGGTCGTCTGCAAAGTTATTTCCGCGGATCGCAAAAAGCCAAATTAACTCAAACTGAGTTAAATGTAAAAAGATTGCAGTACACTCATTTCACAGAGATATCTAAATAAGAACTGGAATGTCACACTATGTATGCGTGTATAAAAAGGTACAATGATATCAAATGCGTATAGTAAAATACTAGGTCATGTCTCAAAATCAATACCCATCTTACCCCTATTTTGACATtgtagcatttgtggcacaaatcccattcaagtcacaGGACCGATATTTACATTTTTCACACGTTCAaaacatctataattgactttgTAAAGTTTCACAATcatttcaaatgttattttatatattttttatagatACTTTGGAATTGTTTGGACGAGCaaaaaatgctaatatcggtcccatgacttgaatgggatttgtgccacgaATGCTAAAACTTTAGCATGTAGACACCATGCCAGGGAAAATAAACCAAAGAATGGATTTCTGTCATACTGTGCAAGCACTATGGACAAGGTAAGGAAACCAAATGTGTCATTTTGtaaatttgggtgaactatcccaaACACTGCTTAGAACGGCAAGGGGAGAAAACAGAAGAGGAACCATGCTCTGTAGTACCTGTGAGAAGCAGAGGTGAAGGATGTTGGTGTTGAGCTTGGTGACAGCACGGGTGAACCTGTACCTGCTCAGGCTGTCACCACAGAACTCACTGTTGCACAACTTCTTGGGCAGATTGACATccaggatatgagagaggatgtTGATGAGCTGGGTAGCATAGCAGAGAGCTGCACTGATGGTGTGGGCTGGGTTGATGTGGTCCAGCTCTGGAAATGAAAGCTCTTAATGATCACAAATAGCCTTGGCACAGTACAAGTAAATATTGTCAATCGTTCATCTCCAAGGACAAGATGTTCCTCTCAATCAGCTAGTCGTTTCTTCTTTTGGTAAGTGTGTGGCGCTACAAAAGTATACTAAAATATATGCAccaactgtactgtaggtcacttTGAATAAAAGCGTGCACTAAATGGCAAACGTAATCATTACATACAACGTATTTTACTAAAAAGTCCTACCTGGCCCCTCATTGGTGCTCTGGTCTTCCACCCAGCTGTAATAGGGGGAGCAGTCCCCGTTGCTAGGCAGCGTGACCCTGGGTCCGGTGATGCTAATGCTGGTTTCGCCATTCTGGTCATCCCAGATCCAGCGCCCTGACAGGTAGGTGGTGCGACGGGCTTCAGCCAGCTCACTCACCGTGCTGGAGGTCAGAGCCAGGTCACACTCTGACAACATGTCTGCTGGGtccctgagagacagaggagcagagaggaacatCTCTAAAACTCTTCAACAAGTAGTTGAGAGGGCCTATAGGCCTATACTTGATGTCTATTGTTAAAGCATCAAATCCCTGGACAGACTATTGGTCCTGTCCTTGAAAAAAACTAAAAGCCCCGAGTCATATTCCGGCCAGAAATcaaaagtcagtatctggtgtggccaccattaagtactgcagttcatctcctcctcatggactgcacctaGCCCGCACCCTCCAatctaacaggtcccagacatgctcaatgggctCTTCActagccatggcagaacactgacattcctgtcttgcaggaaatcacgcacagaacgagcagtatggctggtggcattgtcatgctggagggtcatgtcaggatgagcctgcaggaagggcaccacatgagggaggagaatgtctCCACTGTAACGCagagcgttgagattgcctgcaatgacaacaagctcagtccgacgatgctgtgacacaccgccccagaccatgaccttCCAtctcgatcccactccagagtacaggcctcggcgtAACGCTCGTTCCTTCAACAATAAACACAAATCCAACCATtaccccctggtgagacaaaaccgtgactagTCAGTGAAGAGAGCTTTTTGCCAGTCTTGTCTGGTCCagggacggtgggtttgtgcctgtaggcgacgttgttgccagtgatgtctggtgaggaccagccttacaacaggcctacaggccctcagtccagcctctctcagcctattggggacagtctgagcaccgatggagggattgtgcggtCCTGgtataactcgggcagttgttgccatcctgtacctgtcccacaggtgtgatgtttggatgtacccaTCCTATGcagatgttgttacacgtggtctgccactgcgaggacgatcagcgctccgccctgtctccctgtatcgctgccttaggcgtctcacagtacggacattgcaatttattgccctggccacatctgcagtcctcatgcctccttgcagcatgcctaaggcacgttcacgcagatgagcagggaccctgggcatcttccttttggtgttttcagagtcagttgaaaggcctctttagtgtcctaagttttaataactgtgaccttaattgcctaccatctgtaagctgttagtgtcttaacgaccgttccacaggtgcatgttcattcattgtttatggttcattgaacaagcatgggaaacagtgtttaaaccctttgaaATAActtcagatcttcattgtaaagacagggtcctgaaaaagggacgtttctttgctgagtttataagaaACCCAGGGAGGTCTCTGAGGAGTAGTGGTACAGGCAATGGGAGAATAACTGACTTGACTTCTGTGCACTTCCTTTCTtcttagggctgtgtgtgtgtgtgtcacattacATTTTTGGGGAGTAAGGGAAACCATGTTGCTGATACTGATGCGGGATCGCTTCCTTTACCACTTCCCACTCCCTCACAACCTTCTCCTGACCCCTGATCTCTAATCCCtcctcaggtcctctgagatTGTGAGCACTTTAACAGAGGTCAAAATTCTCAATCCTCAAAGGATTATGTCAGGGTATTCTATTCACCCAGCAGTTGGTGGAGGGCACTCCTCAAACATTGAATAATTAGAGCAGTTGGCCAGTAGGAAGGTGTAGCAAGCTCATTGGATGGCTACAAGAAGCGTGTCTGCAGTTCTCTTGGCCAAAGGCTGTGGACAACCAAGTACTAGCTCCGGGTGCCAATAATTTTATCCAAGCATGTCTTTATTTTTTCAATTAAATTTGTAAACTTAAGTTTACGAAAATAAAATTGGATCTGCAATGTTGAAAATCCAATAGGCGACTATTATTTTTCAGCttatttgaaaaaataaaaaataaaattgggACTCCTTTATGAAATATATTTGCATCCAAATATATTTGGATGCAACTATACATATATAGCCCTGCTGCATGAGGTACAGTGTCACTGACCTGCTGCCCTGCTTCTCCTCCTGTGTTGGAAAGATGTGAGCAGTGAGCTCCAGGATGTGTCCCTTGCGGACCTCAGCCAGGTGATCCAGACGACCCTGCAGCTCCTTGCCCTTCTTCTCCAGTAGTTCTCCCAGCCGCTGGTTGTGTCTCTCGATCTTGTCCCTCTTCTCCTGGTGGCGGCTGGCACGCCGCTGCAGCCTCTGGCTCTCCTCGTGGGAGCGAAGCAGCAGGTCCTTACCTGTGGGTGAGATGGACAGATACTATGTTGATTAATATGTTTAATGGATGCATACCAAATGGAAAAAGTTGTGGACTATATATGGAATAtaatgccatttgggaagcatccAATGTCTTCCACTATTTCAAATGTCAGGTTTCATAAAGACAATACATTAAAATGTAAACACCTAGGGTCATTTGTCACTGATTTGAATGTCCGTTGGGGCCATGTAACTCACCACTCTTCACCTCTTCATTCCCACAGCCAATGGCCTCCTTCAGCTGCTCAATCTTCATCTTGCATGACATCATCTTCCATTTCTGAATGAAACCGAACACATTACATTTGAAAAGAATAGGCAGGATATtgaaacatagaaacacacagacagaggctaCATCGCGTAGGGCAAAGTAAATTAAGTTCATCATGTTCTTGTGTGTTGTCATAACTTAGCTTACCAGCTGATCTGCCTGGACCTTCTTATCCATGGCAGAAATGACCCTGGGAAAAAGAGTGTAGATTTATTCATATGATTAATATAATGCTGAAACATTCCTGTATGCAGAAACGATTGAAAACAAAGAGCAAAGTAGTAAGATATTACTCAACATAGTCATTATTTTTTAACTGCAACTGGTCTTTAATTTTTTACCTCTGTTCAAGAAGATCTTTCTTCTCCGTCAGCATTTTAAGTCTTCTCAATTTTTCAGTGTatctataaaaatatatatatttaaaagtaATTAATAACCCAATGGCATGTACATTTTTTCTGACTGCAGCTCAGCAGAATGAGTGAAGTGCCCCCAACATGCTCCAAGCACAGGAATTGAGCGAGAAAGTGGCTTAGAACTAGCTACTTTACAAAAACAAGTTGAGATTCATTTAACTATAGAAAAACTACATTCACTGCCATTAGACTATTAGCTAGTCATTGAATTCTGGAAACTCACAAAAACATGATAGAACATGACAACGTAAGTAAAGTATTAGGCCAATGACCCTTCACGACTTCACTAACAAAGAGCCGTGACACCACGTGTCATGAGTTATTTTTAGTTTCACTACGTTAGCTATGTGTTATGTTCCCCAAACAGCCCGACTGGGTGTAACGTTCCATGGTTCTCCTGTAAACAAACtaccttgctagctagccaactaacaACGACCTGGTGTTAAGAGCTAACGTTTTGTTTATGGCAATGCTAGCTTCTTGTAAATAAAGCTAGCCAGCTATCATGTTTGTTCGATTGTTGAGTACTAAAATGAATCTTAGCTGATGATGCCGCATAAGTCATCAGTGCCATTACTTAGAGCCGTGTTTCGAAGTTAGTTAAATGTTAACACGCACAGTTCGGGGTTTCTACCGTCGAAGTACACGAAATCCCCTGCCTGGATGCATCGGGCACAAGTCAGCCTGCGCCTGGCGGTGTTGCAGAGAGGGCATCTCTCCACTGCGACATACAGACCCTCCGCGTCGTCCACCGACTCCACCATCAGTGATCCAGGGGAACCTgcggtggttgtggtgtgtagGTGGTGCGAGCGAAGTGGTGGCCGAGCACCGGGCAAAGTCCCTTCGCTAGGGCCGAGGGCTCGGACTTCGCTTCCCGCTGAGGATGCCATGGAACTGCCGTTCAAGCGCTAGCTTACCTAGCAAAATGACTGCTACTCTGGCTAACTACCTACATAActactggtatactgtctgaCACTCTTCGTTGCTTCTTGTTAATTGTATACAGTCTTCATTTTCGGTTATTTGGCAAAGGCGGCTATTAGCTAACGTTCGCTAGCACACTGTGTCACTGTTTTTTTACGTGACATGGTTTGTTTATGTACGAATGGTCACGTGACCACACGTATAATCTGAGTCTATATGCACAGATCGGTTTACTTTTGAATGTAGCTAatctttgtttgttttttatatGGTCTATGCTACAGATGGATATAATATTTGCTGTATGGCAGGGATAGACAACTTTGATGGTGGTAGGGGGCACAAAAAAACAACTCCTCACCAAATtgcgagcaaaacattttagcTACCCAATATTTaccagtttctaaacccagaggcgcaacatcGCGAGACTTCTGGGAACGCTTGCGAAACAGACCAAGCAGGCCAGTCCGGGGTTTGGGAAGTAAATGAGAGAAACCTAGATTCTTTAAACTTGCTATTACTCTAACCTCGTGAGTGACAGACGCACGTTTTCGTCAAAAACGACATATGCGCAGTTCGGTGCGAGTCGACCGTCAGACATGACGTATATAGGCATGAGTTTTAGCCACAGAGAACAATTCGAGTTTTAGAGAGGTTTagttataaaaacatttttttttaaagaagcttTGGTTTAGCAAGCCAACGTCGCAATCACAACGTCTAAAAGTGTGatcggggatttctattggagaagcagtttcagCCCATTTTCATACTGCAGCTACTGTCTGTTTTGTGCAATGTTACATTCTGCATTTTTGCCATGGGGTGtaaagaaaatgttgcagttttaaagcaagtttgctgtAATTTGACACATTTTGATATGGGGTAGAGAGGAATATTTGCAGGTTTTAATGATATCTTTGAGAGACTAACATCAATGGGACCCCACAACCTGTAATTCAATCATGATTACTACATTTAGAAAGCATTTACCAATCTAAATCATTTTAGCTGAcattggctaattgagtgactgacaaACTGCTGATGCCAAATCAAAGtatgtcacgtgcgccgaatacaccaGGTAGActttgcagtgaaatgcttacttacaggctctaaccaatagtgcgaaaaaaagactatgcatatatgatgaacagagtgtAGCAGtagggttggcgggtggtgggacaatgcagatagcccggttagcggGAGCACATTTAATTTCACCTTGTTCATTCTAATATTAATAATACTTGCAAACAGTAAATTGGAAATTTATCTGAGGGCCTTCAAATGAGGGGTGGCGGGCTTGTCAGTTGCTTATACCTGCTGTAAAGGAGATGGTTACTTTACATTACATGTGGATGGGATCAGTGTAACGCACACCTGTAATGTACACTCATATGAAAACAAGCATGTTTTATTATTACTAGCTCTAGAAAACCTTGCAGttatctccacacacacagttgacTACAATTCCAATGCTGTTTTAAAATGTTAGTAATCATCACTTGCAAAACTTTTGGAACATGCGGATATTCCCCTTTAATATCAACGAGAACGGTTTTCACACAAAAAAATGCACTTACTGCAGTAGTTTGAACTGATCCATATGCTGTGTGTGCATCCAGTTGACGAACTACACTTCCGAGTTACGCTTACGCAGGTGTTCGGAGCATACTAGAtactaattagcacaggtggctGCCTGTAAATATGCGCTGTAATATGGCCACGtgggaaccctaaccctataaaggTGTGTAGTAATTGAACCTTTTGGATTTAGAAAATATTTATCTGATATGTTCCTTATGTTTCCAAAATCGTACCGCAAGCGATGTGTTTTAACGTTCGAACAAGCGTTTGTGCTCTTAACAAAACTCCCCAGCCAGAAGATGCTgtcaattttttaaataaataattcaagatttaccacagcctgtcgtttccaatgggagcaCATTAATCATAGttggcagaacaagcaaggaggtgggcagagccaatcACGAGCTAGTAAGATCCCATTGGCTCGTTCTaaatatttgcatatttccgttagggaacacctactctgtgaagtgcgccagtgcaataactcaattcaccCTTGCATTCCTTCTAAACAATGGATTTTATTTTtaaactttggcaaagggtaaagtcaACAAAAATGTGTCAACTCTGTTCGTAACAGATTgttgttttgggaacagaaatTGTATTGAGATAATGTTTCATCCATGAGAAAATTTGCCGAATATCGGATGCTTCAGATTTATACATCTGTGATTACTATCGTCAATAGGCGCTAAAGGTGCTTAGCGTCTACGAATGGGTTAGATGTATTACATGCAAACTTTGCTAAAATTAATTTCTCTGAGATGGTCAATATTACATTAAAGATTCATCCATCCACCATTACAAAATTATAAAAGTACATAAGTGCACCATACACACTTTCCACAAGTATAGCCAACACTCCATTTTTTTTGTTGACACATTCATGTTTGTAAATAAATGTAGATTCATTTTTTTTATTCACCCATATCAGCATTAGAATTGCACTACTTATTGCTTTCTGAATCCTTTCAGAATGGG
Protein-coding sequences here:
- the LOC115138713 gene encoding beclin 1-associated autophagy-related key regulator-like isoform X1, producing MASSAGSEVRALGPSEGTLPGARPPLRSHHLHTTTTAGSPGSLMVESVDDAEGLYVAVERCPLCNTARRRLTCARCIQAGDFVYFDGRNPELYTEKLRRLKMLTEKKDLLEQRVISAMDKKVQADQLKWKMMSCKMKIEQLKEAIGCGNEEVKSGKDLLLRSHEESQRLQRRASRHQEKRDKIERHNQRLGELLEKKGKELQGRLDHLAEVRKGHILELTAHIFPTQEEKQGSRDPADMLSECDLALTSSTVSELAEARRTTYLSGRWIWDDQNGETSISITGPRVTLPSNGDCSPYYSWVEDQSTNEGPELDHINPAHTISAALCYATQLINILSHILDVNLPKKLCNSEFCGDSLSRYRFTRAVTKLNTNILHLCFSQHVESELLHPHHTLRNIMFLVSPDNKNLGRTGPYEVTADLEDSMEFVEPEAAGPAEESGDEMVTDEETDLGTDWETVPSPRFCDIPSQPMDLSQSMAMQVSQPVGQAGGMISSAAASVTSWFRAYTGQR
- the LOC115138713 gene encoding beclin 1-associated autophagy-related key regulator-like isoform X2 — its product is MHTQHMDQFKLLQYTEKLRRLKMLTEKKDLLEQRVISAMDKKVQADQLKWKMMSCKMKIEQLKEAIGCGNEEVKSGKDLLLRSHEESQRLQRRASRHQEKRDKIERHNQRLGELLEKKGKELQGRLDHLAEVRKGHILELTAHIFPTQEEKQGSRDPADMLSECDLALTSSTVSELAEARRTTYLSGRWIWDDQNGETSISITGPRVTLPSNGDCSPYYSWVEDQSTNEGPELDHINPAHTISAALCYATQLINILSHILDVNLPKKLCNSEFCGDSLSRYRFTRAVTKLNTNILHLCFSQHVESELLHPHHTLRNIMFLVSPDNKNLGRTGPYEVTADLEDSMEFVEPEAAGPAEESGDEMVTDEETDLGTDWETVPSPRFCDIPSQPMDLSQSMAMQVSQPVGQAGGMISSAAASVTSWFRAYTGQR